A stretch of the Bradyrhizobium sp. CCBAU 53351 genome encodes the following:
- a CDS encoding copper chaperone PCu(A)C produces the protein MKTISKNVLLAAFALAVCAAPALADDIKAGDLVISQAWSRATPGGAKVAGGYLVIENKGTVPDRLVGASADIAGKTEIHEMAMDNGVMKMRPLDKGLAVDPGKTVKLAPGGNHLMLQELKGPFKQGDKVPVTLQFEKAGKVAVSLDVQGVGAQAPGDAGHSGHMDVKKMPDHSGMKMK, from the coding sequence ATGAAGACCATCTCGAAAAACGTGCTGCTGGCTGCGTTCGCTCTTGCGGTCTGCGCGGCGCCGGCGCTCGCCGACGATATCAAGGCCGGCGATCTCGTCATCTCGCAGGCGTGGAGCCGTGCGACACCGGGCGGCGCAAAGGTTGCCGGCGGCTACCTCGTCATCGAGAACAAGGGAACAGTGCCGGACAGGCTGGTCGGTGCGTCCGCCGATATCGCCGGTAAGACCGAGATTCACGAGATGGCGATGGACAATGGCGTCATGAAGATGCGTCCGCTCGACAAGGGGCTCGCCGTCGATCCCGGCAAGACGGTGAAGCTCGCGCCCGGCGGCAATCATCTGATGCTGCAGGAGCTGAAGGGCCCGTTCAAGCAGGGCGACAAGGTTCCGGTGACGCTGCAATTCGAGAAGGCCGGCAAGGTCGCCGTCTCCCTCGACGTCCAGGGCGTCGGCGCGCAGGCCCCCGGCGATGCCGGGCATTCCGGTCACATGGACGTGAAGAAGATGCCGGACCATTCGGGAATGAAGATGAAATGA